The region AGCATGTGTGTATGATAGAGTGTGTATTGATCTTACACGATATGGTTTTTCGGAAACCATTTTCCCACTGCACACcatcccacctcaaaatccaaatgattgTATGTTGTGTATTGGGTGACTTTCAAAATCACGACATTTTATTCAAGTTTACTTGAAACCGAGATGCCCTATACCACTTACATCACTGGAGTGAGCAGCTCATTCAACAACAAAAGTTGAGACTTGACCGGACCATTTTGTGGAAAGGATGCAAGAGTTCGAGAAATTGAGCAACATTGAAAGAGAATTAAATGCACAAAAGTCAAATGGGGTACCATCCATACTTATAGATTTAGTCGGCGACAAATCTTTtgattcattttaatttttcgtCAACTAACTTGATGTAATTGTGTATTAATATTAATGAAgtgtaatatatatatatatatatatatatatatatatatatatatatatatatatatatatatatatatatatatatatatatatatatatatataatatatatataatttcaaatattttaataCATTTTTTGATATCTTTTAAAACATTTGATCATTTCGCAAACAAAACACACATGTTAGAAAAGATTCCAGAGATGTATCTCTTAAATAAGATAATAGAGTACTATCAGAATTGTATCTCTAAAACCAACAAtaatgcatgatataattttTTAGGTCCACATTTATTTGCAACTTCTATAAATTTAAGGGCTCTTGTTTTGTATTTTATACAAACAGAAAATGTTTCAAATGTCACATGTAAACATCATTCAGTATGTCGCAAATGTCTCTTCGTCCATCTGAGTATTGAAATGTAATGTCTGATTTTATTTTAACATCACCTATATAATGCTGATTTTATGTTATAAATGATAATTTTATTTTGTGAAAATACAACCTTTTGATTTTTTGCTACTTTTATTTCTCGTTCAGTTGTTACGAAGATGCATTTACAGAAAGTTTTTGAAGATGAATTTCTGAAATAAAAAAAGTCACACCCGTAGAGTTTGAATCAAAATTGGCCTACGGTACACATGTTTGAGGTGCGTTCGAAAATACATCTTCAAAATCTAAGAatattttttagtattttttatgTTGTATTAGAAATATATATGATGCATTAAAAAATTCCCTAAATTATTTTGACTTTAAAAATTGACTCTATTGTAAAACTAGGATTTATAGTTTTTAAATACAAATATCATTTTTCCACTAAAATTTATTATTTGACTTTATTTTATGTACATGTATCCAAACAAATAACTCTTTATTCAATTTATgtttaaaaaattaattttacaaAATGATTTTGTCGCAACATTATTTTTAAATATTACCCCATGTCTTTTACTCTATTTTTTATAGAGTCTTTTACTCTATTTAAAACTTCCAAATCTCATAATCTAATAAAATAATCACAAAATTCATTTGATAAAATCATTTTATACATTCCTTAACACTTAACTCACTAAATAATACATCAATTTTAACTCAAATAAAAAAACAATTTATCCctatttatatatttttttatacAATTCCTCTGTAATTTTGATTCATTATATTTTCAAGTAAAATTTAACACTTAAAAAAAGATTTTAGGTGGAATGGAGAGACTTCATAGGCTGAAAAACTCAAAGGGCATAAATCACATCTCAAACCGAAGGGATCAAAAGTGAGTATGCCTTTTCTGAAAGAATGAGAAGAGTAAACCATAGTCATGAGATCGTAAAGCTGTGAACAACCAAAATTAATCGATAATATGTTATGTGACGTTCAATTTTGGCTATCCATAAAAGATTCCAGCCTCAGTCATTTAATATCTAAAATGGTTTCGACTTAACATGAGATTATAGTAGAGACATCACCTAAACCAAATCATTTTAGTACAAAATGGCCCTGGATAGTATCATAGTAACCTTTATACAAGATGCAGTAGATTCTAGCCTCAGCATATCAAGCATCAAAACCTGAATAGACTCCATTCTCCCTCAACTGCCTTTTCTCTTCTTCAACATAATTTTTCCCTCTGCTTGCTTGACCAAGTTCCCTTTTCCTCTTTTCCTTCTGAGAAAAGGAAAGACTCTTCTTTTCATTTCTAGTCAGAACAGTTGGCAGCTGCTCTCCTATGGAAAGAGCCTCTCTTGTTTTCTTCCGTTCTTCATATGTTTCTTCAACCTCCTTCTCGACGCGCTTTTCTTTTCCACTGGACCAagaccaatcttgctttgtgtcACCTTCTTTGGGTGGAGGTACCTTTAAGACTGAAGGCCCGCCTTTATACCCGTATCGCTTGAGAGCTTCAAAGTCAATTGGAGCACTTTTCTTCTTCGTAGATTTACCTACAGACATGAAGTTCATTAAACTAGTGAACATGCACCGCACCATAAGGAACTGACATTAGTGAGAATTTTCAAGATGTCAAAGTTTACAAGCATGAAACTATCATAATATGGATTTCAGAACACAAATTAAGTTACACAATATGAACAAACAAAGACAGAATTGAGAAACCCTGATATTCAAATTTATATTTTCCGAGAAATATCTACTTTAGTGGCTAAATAAACTCTAGAAATTTTTTTTGTGAAGATAAAAAGAAATGTTATAAGCATAACTGATGATATATTCAAATTAGTCAATTCTAATATTCTTATTTAAGATATTATCTGTCTAGCACAACTACATAGCAGGGTAAGGAAACCATATTGCATTACACTGATTGAAGCTCTAGATAGGCATATATCCCCAACAACTAAATCTAAAACAGCAATCACCGAATACCAATTAACAAGGAATCTCTTCCACGATAGAGGCCCACATCGCACAGCATCATCACATTGTGCAATTTCTCTTATTATCTATCAATAACTATTCTGCTTTAGGCAGAACTTCTATTCAATCATACCAAATGCGAGCCACAAAATGATATTAAGGTAATTGCAACATAATTAGACTGGTTCATCATTGTCATTTTATCAAGTTATGAATTTTATCTACCCTTATTTGAAGCCCAGTTTACCTTTATCAATAATATGATCAGAAATATCCAAATCAACAAGTGAAGGAACTAGTAAGACCAAGGTTTCATAAGTTAGATGAGTACCAATCCACATATATACTAAACATATACTAAAAGTGGGGGCATAATAACATTAAGAACCTATGCACATCCTAGATTCAAGTGACTACATTTACATGTTTCACACACTTTGTAGACTCACACTTTAGATTGAAGGCGTGGTGTCTGAACACCATTACAACACGAACTCAATTATTACCAATATTAAAGTGCCAGTGTCGTATATAGTGTCTGTGTCGATGCTTCATATATCATACATGAATGAATTTTGAAAATTTTGCTACACTAGAAATTATTTACCTTTGGATTTTTTTCCTCCAGTTTCATTATCACCTTCAGAACCTGAATGTAAAGAAGACGACTCATCATTAGATGAGTCATCACCCTCATCATCATCACTCCACGGCAATGTCCTCTTCATGGTATTAGTACATGAAGATAAAACCCTGTTAACACATAAACAATGTAATTAAAATGTAAATTAACCCACCAAAAGTGAAAACAGCCATTAAAAAATGCTACTCTGCAAACAAACAGTAAGCAACACAGTGAAAGAACAACACTGTACTTCAAATCAGAGTACAAACACAAAGACCCAGAAAAATGTTCAGAAAATTGTTGAGAAACAGACAAGTGCGTGCAGTAAGATTAGGGGAATAAGCAGTCATGGATTTTGggggaaaaggaaagaaaacagCTGGAAAGATGAAGAGAATACCGATAAAGCGGCGACAGAGACTCTGTTCCTCTTCGTTGATAGATTTGAAATTGGAATTTGGATTCCTGATTAGTGACGCGTCCTCGCAAATCGCAATCACAAACCAGTCAAACCCTAACATTCAACAAAAAGTAGTATTTAGGGTTTTCCATTGCAAATCCTAAATTTTTGACATATTCTCTAATTTTCAATAGTTTGTTtacatttttgtatttttttaaaaatattttggaatttctcttaacaacagtattttataatttttaatttttttagtaCTCATAACATAAACATTAAATCTCTCTTAAAACTGAACTTTTAAAATTATACAATTTTTTAGTAAATTTATTACTTCGatctatttttttaatttcattgATTTATTCTAAAGAGTTTTATActtatttaaaaataaaagtaGGATGATTTTAAGATTGATTGTTTAAATTATTATGCTTAAAAACaaatatttcaaaaaaataataataagatACTAGTAAGTAACAAATACAAAAAGATGGAGTAAAAAGGGGGATATTCCtcaaatttattttaaattgttttGATCATTGTCCTTTCTCATAAAACAATGTGTTTTGTGTGTTTACAATGTATAATTTCACCATCATTATTCCTATTCACTATAAATCTTAACTCTAATTTACCATAATCAAATTCACATAACCATAATTATGGGTCATTCATATCAACATGGCCGACACGCACACACTAGGGTTTAAATAAGGAGTTATTTCATCATTGTTCTATCATGCTTTGTGAATTAGAGTAGAAAGAACTAGGGTCCAAAATCATTTTGAATGATAATTTGTTGAAAAAATATTGATGAATATCACAACTTTGTAAGAGAGCAGTGGAAAAACTTGGAGGTGGAAGGATGGAGGTGTATGTTTTGAAGAAAAAGTTGAAAATGGTCAAAGATAAGTTGAGAGAGTGGAAAAAAAAAATAACAATGTATTTTTTGAAGGTCGGATTAAGGatgaaaaaaaaaaaagtttaacAATCTTGAGTTAAAAAGATAATTGGAGACCCTTTTGGAAAAAAAGATAAATTTGAAAAGAAAATTAACGGTAAAAGATCAAGGATTCAATGGTTGGAGGAAGGAGACGCAAATACCAAATATTTTCATGGTTGCATGAATAAAAGAATAAAATATCCATATAAGTTAATGGTAGAAGACACAatgaaacatgtgaaataaaaaatgaaatatcAATTTTCAAGTAGAGGGTGAGATGATTCTAACTAACATTGAATTTAAATTAGTGGAAAACAAAGGCTAATAAGGATCAGGTTTTAGAGTTTGTTGAATAAGAAGTTCGCAAAGTGGTTTGAGATTGTGAAAGTTCTAAAAGTCCAGGCAATGACAGAGTAAATTTTGGGTTTATAAGAGTTTTAGTAGGACATCAAATATTACTCTGCTCAATGCTTTGGCGAGACACTTTTCGATCATCGAGGTTGGGATTCCGATCTTCCTTCCTAATCCATAATGGATATCTACCTAAAGTAGGTATGAGGTCTACCTGTGGAAAATCAGGCTTGTTGGTCGACTTTCTTCAGATTTGGAATTATCGTCGAGTGTGGGCGATGTTCCTTAACAGGCATGTATAGTATTTCCTTTGGAACAGGGACATAAAGCAGAAGTTTGATGCTGCTATCGACCGAACTCCTTGCAACTGGAGTCTAGTGTATCTTTCTTCTGGGACTCTTGGTGGACACCTTCTCCGCAATCCATTCTGAGGAGACCCCGACCCATCAAGTGGAAATCATGTAGCTCCCACAAGATGCATCCCGGTATTGGATCGACGTCCGACGTTAACTATGAACTTGGAGTATCCAGGTTCCATTAACTATGAACTTGCGGTATCATTCTGAtgtctgtaagaccccaattttgaccctaagatcccacatgttatctcatcatatgcattgactttgggatcacaccttggcatcttccttacccctcattcattgggtttgcattggaagagatcatcaagcatatttgattgtatcatactttgtttttctttgtttactaaccaaaatgccaaaaatatgtctatgtatagctttgtttcttttgtaggtagtgtgtgcatccaccaagGTCTCATCAAGgtcatatctagggtttgagaccctcaaggagattaatcaagaaatggttcacaatggttctagacatcctatatggatccccatgatcttcatttatcattttgatcaagaattcatcaagagtttgaagcttgtttgactaggaaaccctaattcatatgggtatcttgtgtgacttcctcagcaagtttcttcaacatttgatcaaatatttcagGGGATACTTtatattacatcatcttatgcatatatgatcctccatgagtcaaatagatcaagataacttcaagtttgcaagttggttcatggtggttgaccagagaaagtcaactgatcaaaattggggttcactagaccctatatcctacaatttttgtcatattaaaatgattaTAAGAGAAACGTTAttccttatgacattccaaacaactttcatgttgaagtcaagagttagtttttcttggaaagtcattttttaaggagaaatattataggtcattttgtatgtgtCATAGTTAGGAGGTAAACTTCCAAgggccataacttgctcaattttcatgagatgaaggccatctaagtttcatgataaatttcaagatgtcttctccaactttgattctttgataaacttcaaattcaacttacaagggcatgtgccaagaggaaatattataggtcattttgggccattaccattgaacaagagatttccctcaacttctaaaatgcataacgccttcatgccaaatccaaatgaggtcaaatttgtgaccaaatttaataggatTTAAATATgtacaacttttatgaaggaactttttccatttgaagcccatagcaaaagttattcaaggtgtaagaagtgaacatttggcttggtacttagaaaaatttcatttatgtttgatttttcaaacttacacctcaaaattcatcatgatacaagcttcaaatgtaaaagtgttcaacatgaaagttgttccccttgatctcacctttcttAAAAGTCTAAGATCACCTCATTCGGACCAAGATTGAAGTACTTGCACATGAGTTCTTCACAAGGTTTCATTTGGTAAGATTTATGGTCAAAATTCATTTCCTTTATGCATGGCTATGTGACATCATTTCAGGTTGGATAACACAAAATATTGGATCATTTggcatcatttgatgggcctatcacaccctcatgcatccatgcaagtgagaattactatttttggaattttgatggAAGTGTGTAGAAAGTAAGtgcatagcctataaatacaacccctcTTGCTCAGAATTGGGGACACCTTGCTCAAAATTTAATCCTGCAACCATAACCCccaccattagaggataaacttgaaggttttcaattgaaaatcgagtttctATTTCACTTCAGTTTTGAAGTCGAAACTCCAAGAATCTAAGCCCTTCCTTGATTcaattcacttcctgcaagcatctgaagtcaagccaaggccaattggaagcaagatcaagcaaacttcaagctccctcgaaggtgatttttcagaaaattcatctcttcgattctctctcaattctccactattctctttgatttttggttggctgaagtcctaccaatgtaggcaacaagattgggttgctttgaggtcaaatcgaagcaactcagttcatgatcctcaaagTTTAAATTcctgtatcttttaatatacttggaattagagaaaattgaggccagattcgagctcctgagtatttttcctttaaatccatatccttgtttttcattttagtggtggttggtggtggaccagtccggtgaggtccaccggagccctagctccgatggTGTGTTGGCACGCCTCATGACCATCATGTcatgtttaaatgttttaatcttagtcACTCCTTTGAATTACCATGCATGTGATGCTTTGACTGAGGTGCATCGTGGATAGCgtgcgcgtggccatcagatctaccacctcaattaatgggggagatttgatggcccttgttttttctattatctttttaatttatgaattttcatttaattgctttattttatttaattcatagaaatttcattttttatccaaaaaaatATGCGAGTTTCataaaaaatctttaaatatttttctcttccatattctgaattaagattattttttggattaattttgatatttttcatgaattaaatgtttttatgcatatttttaattgtttaaaaatacttgtgacttttcaaaaatagtgaagttttttgtctaaggtcctttgaccttgtttgacctagaataaatcccttggccatttatttggtgttttgaagggattttaggttttgaccaaattaa is a window of Lathyrus oleraceus cultivar Zhongwan6 chromosome 6, CAAS_Psat_ZW6_1.0, whole genome shotgun sequence DNA encoding:
- the LOC127092970 gene encoding uncharacterized protein LOC127092970, which translates into the protein MKRTLPWSDDDEGDDSSNDESSSLHSGSEGDNETGGKKSKGKSTKKKSAPIDFEALKRYGYKGGPSVLKVPPPKEGDTKQDWSWSSGKEKRVEKEVEETYEERKKTREALSIGEQLPTVLTRNEKKSLSFSQKEKRKRELGQASRGKNYVEEEKRQLRENGVYSGFDA